The Bacillota bacterium genome includes a window with the following:
- the rpmA gene encoding 50S ribosomal protein L27, with protein sequence MIRIGIQFFAHKKGMGSTRNGRDSESKRLGLKKSDGQHVLAGNILVKQRGTKIHPGNNVGKGSDDTLFALINGEVKFERLDKDRKKVSVYAVEQ encoded by the coding sequence ATGATTAGAATAGGAATACAGTTTTTTGCACATAAAAAAGGTATGGGTTCTACCAGAAACGGCAGAGACTCAGAGTCAAAACGCCTTGGACTTAAAAAATCAGACGGACAGCACGTGCTTGCCGGCAATATCCTTGTTAAGCAAAGGGGAACAAAAATTCATCCTGGAAACAATGTTGGCAAGGGTTCTGACGACACGCTGTTTGCGCTTATCAACGGCGAAGTAAAATTCGAAAGATTAGACAAGGACAGAAAGAAAGTCAGTGTCTACGCTGTTGAACAATAA